DNA sequence from the Simiduia curdlanivorans genome:
AATTAAGAATTCGGGATTTAGGTTCTGCCAACGGCACCTTCGTCAATGAAAATCGCATTGAAGCCAACCAGCCCATTAGGCTAGTGCCGGGCGATAGGCTGCGCTTCGACGTGTACAGCTTTCAGGTGGTGGGGCCAGGCATGACCACCGGCAGCACCCGGCTGCGCCAACCGCTATCGGAAACCCAGCCGATCAACCGCAAGGCCGTGAGCAGTGACCCAAAAGCCTGGAAAACCAAGCCCACCTCGCCGGGCAATCGAGAAGAGCCGGTGCACAACACCAAAGGGCCGATTGCGGCCGCGGTGGTCTTTCTTATCATTACCGTTGCAGCCGGTTTATATCTCGCTTTTCAGATGTAATGCCTGCCAGTTCATCCTGTAGCTCATCCAGCATGAGGATGACGGCGCGCGAAAAATCATCACGAGCTTTTAGCCAAGCTATCAAACCGCAACTGAGGCGCCTTCTCTTTATATGTCAAGCACGGTCAAACAAGCGCTCAACAGTGGCGTGATACTAGATACCGCCAGCCTAGGCCCAAAGGATTTAAACCTCGAGCCACTGCTGTCGACATTGCCCGCTTGGCAAATGCACGCTGCCAGCGCACCGGACCAAGTGCCGGCGCGCATCGCCGGTCACGATCTTATCGTCACCAACAAAGTGGTGATTGACGCCGAACTCATGGCCGCCAACCCGCAGCTCAAGTTGATCTGCGTGGCCGCCACCGGCACTAACAATGTCGACCTCCAGGCGGCCAAGGCGCAGGGCATCACCGTGTGTAACGTGGTCAACTACGGGCCCAACTCCGTGGCCCAACACGCCTTGATGCTCATGCTCAACTTGGCCACCAATGCGCAGCGCTACCGCACCTCGGCAAACAACGGTGAATGGAGCAAAAGCCCGTTTTTTTGCTTGCTCGACTATCCCATCGTGGAATTGGCGGGTAAAAATTTGGGCATTGTTGGCTACGGCGTTTTAGGCCAACAAGTGGCACAACTGGGCCGCGCCCTCGGCATGAATGTTTTGATAAGCGCGCGACCAAACGCAACAGAGGTACCATCTGGCAGGGTCAGTTTTGCCCAGGTATTGGCGCAATCGGATGTGCTGTCATTGCACTGCCCGTTAACTGCCAGCACGGAAAAAATGATGAATAGCCAAACGCTGGCGCACATGAAACCGAGCGCGTTTTTGATCAATTGCGCGCGCGGCGGCTTGATTGATGAGCCGGCACTGGCGCTAGCACTGCGCGCTGGCCAGCTGGCCGGTGCAGGCCTCGATGTACTCAGCCAAGAGCCACCGCCAGCCAATCACCCGCTGCTGGCCGAAGATATCCCAAACCTAATACTAACGCCGCACACGGCCTGGGCCAGCCGTGAAGCACGGCAAAACTTGGTGGATATTATGACCGACAATATTGCGAATTTTATCGCCGGCAGGCCGCAAAACTGCGTTTAAATCTCGGTCTCATTTGAACCA
Encoded proteins:
- a CDS encoding D-2-hydroxyacid dehydrogenase, whose product is MSSTVKQALNSGVILDTASLGPKDLNLEPLLSTLPAWQMHAASAPDQVPARIAGHDLIVTNKVVIDAELMAANPQLKLICVAATGTNNVDLQAAKAQGITVCNVVNYGPNSVAQHALMLMLNLATNAQRYRTSANNGEWSKSPFFCLLDYPIVELAGKNLGIVGYGVLGQQVAQLGRALGMNVLISARPNATEVPSGRVSFAQVLAQSDVLSLHCPLTASTEKMMNSQTLAHMKPSAFLINCARGGLIDEPALALALRAGQLAGAGLDVLSQEPPPANHPLLAEDIPNLILTPHTAWASREARQNLVDIMTDNIANFIAGRPQNCV